The following coding sequences are from one Salinicoccus sp. Bachu38 window:
- a CDS encoding IreB family regulatory phosphoprotein yields MNQFDETMKFNVDETKAHNVKEIMTTVYSTLEERGYNPINQIVGYLQSGDPAYIPRHNEARNRIRHIDRDEIMEVLVRTYIEKEIHE; encoded by the coding sequence TTGAATCAATTTGACGAAACGATGAAGTTTAATGTGGATGAAACAAAAGCACATAATGTGAAGGAGATCATGACCACTGTCTATAGTACGCTGGAAGAGCGTGGATACAACCCCATAAACCAGATCGTCGGCTATCTGCAGAGTGGCGACCCTGCATATATTCCGCGTCATAATGAAGCGAGAAACCGCATTCGCCACATCGATCGGGACGAGATCATGGAAGTGCTTGTAAGGACATACATCGAGAAGGAAATCCATGAATAG
- the ruvX gene encoding Holliday junction resolvase RuvX: MNRVLGLDVGTKTVGIALSDALGWTAQGLTTLKINYHEEVYGIEEVARIVEENNVSTIIVGLPKNMNNSVGESGDRSIHYSKLLEKKLPDVKIILWDERLSTIGAERSLLEADLSRKKRKAVIDKMAAVFILQGYLDNPVKGD; this comes from the coding sequence ATGAATAGGGTACTGGGACTGGATGTAGGCACCAAAACGGTCGGCATTGCACTGAGCGATGCACTGGGATGGACAGCACAAGGGCTGACGACACTGAAGATCAACTATCACGAAGAAGTATACGGCATTGAAGAGGTGGCCCGGATTGTGGAAGAGAACAATGTCTCCACAATCATCGTCGGCCTTCCCAAAAACATGAACAACTCTGTCGGAGAGAGCGGCGACAGATCCATCCACTATAGTAAATTGCTTGAAAAGAAACTGCCAGATGTTAAAATAATATTATGGGACGAGCGTCTCAGCACCATCGGTGCAGAGAGATCGCTCCTTGAAGCGGACCTCTCCCGAAAAAAACGAAAAGCTGTAATCGATAAAATGGCCGCAGTATTCATACTGCAGGGCTATCTCGATAATCCAGTTAAAGGAGACTGA
- a CDS encoding DUF1292 domain-containing protein translates to MSQEEMDFNMEEELLTLYDEEGNEVLYRKMLEFHHPEFNKDYVILAEEGNFSNDDEEIELIPMINMPDEDGEGGKFMPVETDEEWDMIEEVVNTRMDEPEE, encoded by the coding sequence ATGAGTCAGGAAGAAATGGATTTCAACATGGAAGAAGAACTTCTTACACTGTACGATGAGGAAGGCAACGAGGTCCTCTATCGCAAGATGCTCGAATTTCATCATCCCGAGTTCAATAAGGATTATGTGATTCTTGCTGAAGAAGGCAACTTCTCCAATGACGATGAAGAAATTGAACTCATCCCGATGATCAACATGCCGGATGAAGATGGCGAAGGCGGCAAGTTCATGCCTGTTGAAACGGATGAGGAATGGGATATGATTGAAGAAGTGGTAAATACTCGCATGGACGAACCAGAAGAGTAG
- the mltG gene encoding endolytic transglycosylase MltG: MSKYEDIKFSKNVSSYLSLFVIAALAVIFIVVAFFIYMYIKSGSEPLDPNSTEVKEVTIEQGSSADMIGDQLENEGIIRNGTMFEYFLKLNSITNYHAGNYELSPSMDFEQIAKTLETGRIYQEVLHRLTIPEGYAIEQIAEQADEQLPIVGDRFLELMQDEDFINTLIEEYPEMLSEEILADDIKYPLEGYLYPATYDITEEEPDIEALVRQMLDATRSNSYSVFQSSNGYSIDFEGESRDLSFHEFLTLSSLVEKEATSLADRSKIASVFLNRMSENPSMPLQTDPTVLYALGEHQERTLFEDLEVEDPYNTYVNTGLPPGPIASPGMESVQSTMNPSNTDYYYFLADSEGNNHFAETFEEHVENREQYINNQ, translated from the coding sequence ATGAGTAAATACGAGGATATAAAATTTTCAAAGAATGTTTCATCCTACCTTTCGTTATTCGTAATTGCTGCTCTGGCTGTCATCTTCATCGTTGTCGCATTCTTCATCTACATGTACATCAAATCGGGTTCCGAACCGCTGGACCCGAATTCGACAGAGGTGAAGGAAGTGACGATAGAACAGGGGTCTTCAGCGGACATGATCGGTGACCAGCTGGAAAACGAGGGAATCATCAGAAACGGCACCATGTTCGAATACTTCCTCAAGTTGAACAGCATCACAAACTATCATGCGGGAAACTATGAACTTTCGCCGTCCATGGACTTTGAACAGATCGCCAAAACGCTCGAAACGGGCAGAATCTATCAGGAAGTGCTCCATAGGCTGACTATACCCGAAGGGTACGCCATTGAACAGATTGCCGAACAGGCGGATGAACAGCTGCCGATAGTCGGCGACCGCTTTCTGGAGCTGATGCAGGATGAAGATTTCATCAATACCCTGATCGAGGAATATCCGGAGATGCTTTCAGAGGAGATACTGGCCGATGACATCAAGTATCCGCTTGAAGGCTACCTGTACCCTGCAACCTATGACATCACGGAAGAGGAGCCTGACATCGAAGCACTCGTCAGACAGATGCTCGATGCGACGAGAAGCAACAGCTACAGCGTCTTCCAGTCAAGCAACGGCTATTCGATCGATTTTGAAGGGGAGTCGAGGGATCTTTCCTTCCATGAATTCCTGACACTATCGTCATTGGTCGAGAAGGAGGCGACGTCACTTGCAGACCGCTCCAAGATAGCAAGCGTCTTCCTGAACAGGATGTCCGAAAATCCAAGCATGCCGCTCCAGACGGACCCGACCGTACTGTATGCGCTCGGAGAGCACCAGGAACGGACGCTTTTTGAAGACCTGGAGGTGGAGGACCCATATAACACCTATGTCAACACGGGGTTGCCTCCGGGACCGATTGCTTCTCCGGGGATGGAGTCCGTACAGAGTACCATGAACCCATCCAACACCGACTACTATTATTTCCTTGCGGATAGCGAAGGCAACAACCATTTTGCCGAGACTTTCGAGGAACACGTTGAAAACCGTGAGCAGTATATTAATAACCAGTAA
- a CDS encoding O-methyltransferase — translation MDIYEYVRNLNAAPELFPDMLEYAREHHVPIMDEDALNVMKHYMELAQARHVLEVGTAIGYSAMHMLSVGEDVSVVTMEKDEASHRQANAFFARYGVLDRVSSLLGDAKEIPLDQLGGEPFDLLFIDASKGNNQRFYERYLPLVKPGGLVIVDNILLRGLVTEEEIASRGTRKMKEKVDSFNRAIAESDVSSAFLPVGDGLLVITKDKEGERR, via the coding sequence ATGGACATTTACGAATATGTAAGGAATCTGAATGCAGCTCCGGAACTGTTTCCGGATATGCTTGAATATGCGCGGGAGCATCATGTACCAATCATGGATGAAGATGCGCTGAACGTGATGAAGCACTACATGGAACTGGCGCAGGCCAGGCATGTGCTTGAAGTGGGAACGGCCATAGGCTACAGTGCAATGCATATGCTTTCTGTGGGCGAAGATGTCTCTGTGGTGACAATGGAGAAGGACGAAGCGTCCCATCGGCAGGCAAACGCGTTCTTTGCGCGGTACGGGGTTCTGGATAGGGTCAGCAGCCTGCTTGGCGATGCCAAAGAGATTCCGCTCGATCAGCTGGGCGGGGAGCCCTTCGACCTGCTTTTCATAGATGCATCAAAGGGGAACAACCAGCGCTTCTATGAACGGTATCTGCCGCTCGTGAAACCTGGCGGCCTGGTCATCGTCGACAACATACTGCTGCGCGGCCTCGTCACCGAGGAGGAAATTGCCTCGAGGGGCACCCGTAAAATGAAGGAGAAGGTCGACAGCTTCAACAGGGCCATCGCAGAATCAGATGTCTCCTCGGCATTCCTGCCGGTGGGGGATGGTCTGCTCGTTATTACTAAGGACAAAGAGGGAGAGCGCAGATGA
- the udk gene encoding uridine kinase — MKRPTVIGIAGGSGSGKTSVTRKIMEALNGHSVVLIEQDYYYKDQSDKTFEERLETNYDHPFAFDNNLLISHIRQLIERQPVEIPTYNYEIHTRSDETIQVEPKDVIIIEGIFALENENLRNLMDVKLYVDTDSDIRILRRLKRDIEKRGRTMDSVISQYLNVVRPMHLQFIEPTKRFSDIIIPEGGENNVAIDLITTKIRTLLNE, encoded by the coding sequence ATGAAAAGACCAACAGTCATAGGCATCGCTGGAGGTTCCGGATCCGGGAAGACTTCGGTGACCCGCAAAATCATGGAAGCCCTGAATGGTCATAGCGTCGTTCTGATCGAACAGGACTACTACTACAAGGACCAGAGCGACAAGACATTCGAAGAAAGGCTCGAGACGAACTATGATCATCCTTTCGCTTTCGACAACAATCTCCTGATATCCCATATCAGGCAGCTGATCGAACGCCAGCCGGTGGAAATACCCACATACAACTATGAAATACACACCCGGAGTGACGAAACCATCCAGGTCGAGCCGAAAGACGTTATCATCATAGAGGGCATCTTCGCGCTGGAGAATGAAAATCTGAGGAATCTGATGGATGTCAAACTCTATGTGGATACCGATTCCGACATCCGCATACTCAGGCGGTTGAAGCGGGATATCGAAAAGCGGGGGCGGACCATGGATTCGGTCATCAGCCAGTATCTCAATGTCGTCCGGCCGATGCACCTGCAATTCATAGAACCGACGAAACGTTTCAGCGATATCATCATTCCCGAAGGCGGAGAGAACAACGTGGCAATCGACCTGATTACAACCAAGATCCGCACTCTGCTCAATGAATAG
- the greA gene encoding transcription elongation factor GreA, producing the protein MDIQKEFPMTQSGYEQLQEELEHLRTVKRPEVVEKIKVARSFGDLSENSEYDAAKDEQGFVEQEITKIEDMLRHAKIIEDTNNNNMVQIGKTVTFKELPDGDEESYQIVGSAEADPFEGKISNESPIAKSLLGAKLNDSVNVPLPNGNEMKVEIVSID; encoded by the coding sequence ATGGATATACAAAAAGAATTTCCGATGACACAAAGTGGATATGAACAGCTTCAGGAGGAACTCGAACATCTGAGGACGGTAAAGCGTCCGGAAGTGGTGGAGAAGATCAAAGTGGCAAGGAGCTTCGGTGACCTTTCCGAGAACTCCGAATACGATGCAGCGAAGGATGAGCAGGGGTTCGTAGAGCAGGAAATCACAAAAATCGAGGATATGCTGCGCCATGCGAAAATCATCGAGGACACCAACAACAACAATATGGTACAGATCGGCAAGACGGTAACATTCAAGGAGCTTCCTGATGGAGATGAGGAATCCTATCAGATTGTGGGAAGTGCCGAAGCGGATCCATTTGAAGGAAAGATTTCAAATGAATCACCGATTGCGAAATCACTGCTCGGTGCAAAGCTCAATGATTCCGTGAATGTACCGCTCCCGAACGGCAACGAGATGAAAGTGGAGATCGTGTCTATTGACTAA
- a CDS encoding 5'-methylthioadenosine/adenosylhomocysteine nucleosidase, producing the protein MTKGVIGIIGAMKPEIDILKEWMDIEATDTIAHAKVYRGTLVGQDAVLVESGIGKVNASMITALLIERYNVRIIINTGVAGALSSDLDVTDMVVSTSVLHHDVDAVEFGYELGQVPGMPKFYIADKGLVKLTLEAISALPDINGHGGLIVSGDAFISNSAQKGNITRNFRKAKAVDMESAAIAQTCYQYSTPFVVIRSISDRADDTADMTYEEFLSKACVHSSEVVKSLLKDL; encoded by the coding sequence TTGACTAAAGGCGTCATCGGCATTATCGGAGCCATGAAGCCTGAAATCGATATCCTCAAGGAGTGGATGGATATCGAGGCGACGGATACGATTGCCCATGCGAAAGTGTACAGGGGCACCCTGGTTGGCCAGGATGCAGTATTGGTTGAAAGCGGCATCGGCAAAGTCAATGCAAGCATGATTACAGCTCTGCTGATCGAGCGCTACAATGTCCGGATCATCATCAATACGGGTGTGGCCGGCGCGTTGTCCAGCGATCTTGATGTGACGGATATGGTAGTGAGCACCTCGGTCCTCCATCATGATGTGGACGCTGTCGAGTTCGGCTATGAGCTCGGTCAGGTGCCCGGCATGCCGAAGTTCTATATCGCGGACAAGGGACTCGTCAAACTGACCCTTGAAGCCATTTCGGCACTCCCGGACATCAATGGACATGGCGGCCTTATAGTCAGCGGGGACGCATTCATAAGCAATAGTGCCCAGAAGGGGAACATCACCCGCAACTTCAGGAAGGCGAAGGCAGTCGACATGGAATCGGCGGCCATCGCCCAGACCTGCTATCAGTATTCCACACCTTTCGTCGTCATCCGTTCCATATCCGACAGGGCGGATGACACGGCGGATATGACTTATGAAGAATTTCTGTCCAAAGCTTGTGTTCATTCATCCGAAGTTGTAAAATCATTATTGAAGGACTTGTAA
- a CDS encoding YqeG family HAD IIIA-type phosphatase, with protein sequence MLEKYFLPSDYFKEFRGITPQYLKDRGIRAVITDLDNTLVGFDEPEASDEVLQWFKTMKENGIKVTIVSNGSRLRVSEFCDPHDIEYIFRARKPLGRSYRKAVHMMEMDSSETVMIGDQLLTDVFGANRAGLKSILVVPVKNKDGWATVVNRRIERIIMKYFDRKGLIQWGD encoded by the coding sequence CTGCTAGAAAAATATTTCCTTCCCAGTGACTATTTCAAGGAATTTCGCGGAATCACACCCCAATATCTTAAGGATCGCGGAATACGCGCCGTCATCACCGATCTCGACAATACACTTGTGGGCTTCGATGAACCGGAAGCAAGCGATGAGGTGCTGCAGTGGTTCAAAACGATGAAGGAGAATGGCATAAAGGTGACCATCGTTTCCAACGGCAGCAGACTCAGAGTCAGTGAGTTCTGTGACCCCCACGATATCGAGTATATATTCAGGGCAAGGAAGCCGCTTGGCCGGTCCTACAGGAAAGCGGTGCACATGATGGAGATGGACAGTTCCGAGACCGTCATGATCGGTGATCAGCTGCTCACCGATGTATTCGGGGCGAACCGTGCCGGCCTGAAGAGCATACTTGTCGTACCCGTCAAGAACAAGGATGGCTGGGCGACCGTCGTCAATCGCAGGATTGAACGCATCATCATGAAGTATTTCGACCGTAAAGGTCTAATCCAATGGGGGGACTAA
- the yqeH gene encoding ribosome biogenesis GTPase YqeH has product MESIKCIGCGAELQTEEKNKPGFIPASGLDKEEPICKRCYRLKHYNEVMDIDVDSGEFMTMLNALYETEGLIVKVIDVFDFHGSLIPAFNRIVGDKKVVAVINKIDLLPKSINRGRLVHRAKQMLSEAGITAVDTVVVSAMKNEGIDKLVDKLSGYADGKDIYVVGTTNVGKSTLINRLIENTSGDREVITTSRFPGTTLDLIDIPLDENAFIYDTPGVVMDSQMAHYVGTGDLKYITPVKEIKPKGFQLDPQQTLFISNLARLDFVDGDRNSFIVYTNHALNIHRTKTENADAFYEKHFNTLLAPPELDTAYLSESYEIFEFDIEEDSDISISGLAFIRVGAGAKVAVRVPKGIDVTSRPTIFKGGV; this is encoded by the coding sequence TTGGAATCAATAAAATGTATCGGTTGCGGTGCTGAGCTGCAGACTGAGGAGAAGAACAAACCGGGATTCATTCCGGCAAGCGGACTGGACAAGGAAGAACCGATATGCAAAAGGTGCTATCGTCTGAAGCATTATAATGAAGTGATGGATATAGACGTGGATTCTGGAGAATTCATGACCATGCTGAATGCCCTGTATGAAACGGAAGGACTGATCGTCAAAGTCATCGATGTCTTTGATTTCCACGGCAGCCTCATCCCCGCATTCAACCGTATCGTCGGTGACAAAAAGGTGGTTGCTGTCATCAACAAGATCGATCTGCTTCCGAAATCAATCAACCGCGGCCGTCTGGTGCATCGTGCAAAACAGATGCTCAGCGAAGCGGGAATTACAGCCGTGGATACGGTAGTGGTCAGTGCCATGAAGAACGAAGGCATTGATAAGCTCGTGGACAAGCTGTCAGGTTATGCAGACGGCAAGGATATCTATGTCGTGGGTACGACGAATGTGGGAAAATCCACCCTGATCAACCGGCTCATCGAAAATACTTCCGGAGACAGGGAAGTGATAACCACAAGCAGGTTCCCGGGGACGACGCTCGACCTGATTGACATTCCTCTTGATGAGAATGCTTTCATCTATGACACTCCAGGTGTAGTGATGGACTCGCAGATGGCCCATTATGTCGGAACCGGCGATCTGAAATACATCACGCCGGTCAAGGAGATCAAGCCGAAGGGGTTTCAGCTGGATCCACAGCAGACGCTCTTCATATCCAATCTCGCACGACTGGATTTCGTGGATGGGGATAGGAACAGCTTCATCGTCTACACCAACCATGCTCTGAATATCCACCGGACGAAAACGGAGAACGCAGATGCTTTCTATGAGAAGCATTTCAATACCCTGCTGGCGCCGCCGGAGCTTGATACGGCCTATCTGAGCGAGTCTTATGAAATATTCGAATTTGACATCGAAGAGGATAGTGACATTTCGATCAGCGGACTGGCATTCATCCGTGTCGGAGCCGGAGCAAAGGTGGCCGTCCGTGTACCGAAAGGCATCGACGTCACTTCCAGACCGACAATCTTTAAAGGTGGGGTATAA
- the aroE gene encoding shikimate dehydrogenase — protein MGNYAVIGYPISHTLSPLIHNANFEAKGTDDNYAALSVHPNHLPHIRELIATKELTGFNVTIPHKEAIISYLDAVDEDAKKIGAVNTVSVDGDILTGHNTDITGYMHAFLDAFGQAERRVLIIGAGGAAKAVHRAHANNGDDVTIAARRMESFEQFKADDFNPMLISTITGDEQFDAIINATPVGMKGEDLLKEMDIPKALVSESTIGVDLIYKPQKTKFLEYFLDGHYMNGMPMLVHQAMDAYGIWTGKKGDYEAVNKKYEDHIGGKS, from the coding sequence ATGGGTAATTATGCAGTAATAGGGTATCCAATCTCCCATACGCTGTCCCCCCTCATCCACAATGCGAATTTTGAGGCAAAAGGCACAGATGACAATTACGCTGCACTATCCGTGCATCCGAATCATCTGCCGCATATCAGGGAGCTGATCGCAACGAAAGAGTTGACAGGATTCAATGTGACGATTCCGCATAAGGAAGCGATCATTTCATATCTGGATGCAGTGGATGAGGATGCAAAGAAGATCGGAGCAGTCAATACAGTCTCGGTCGACGGCGACATACTGACGGGCCACAACACCGATATTACCGGCTATATGCATGCATTTCTGGATGCATTCGGCCAGGCGGAAAGACGCGTCCTGATCATTGGTGCGGGCGGTGCCGCCAAAGCCGTCCATCGGGCGCATGCCAATAACGGAGACGACGTGACGATTGCAGCACGGCGTATGGAAAGCTTTGAACAGTTCAAAGCGGATGATTTCAATCCCATGCTGATTTCGACCATAACTGGAGACGAACAGTTTGATGCCATCATAAATGCCACACCCGTCGGCATGAAGGGGGAAGACCTTCTGAAAGAGATGGATATTCCTAAAGCACTGGTTTCTGAAAGCACAATCGGAGTGGACCTGATCTACAAGCCTCAGAAGACGAAATTCCTTGAATATTTCCTGGACGGTCACTACATGAATGGCATGCCGATGCTCGTCCACCAGGCAATGGATGCATATGGCATCTGGACAGGCAAAAAGGGAGATTATGAAGCAGTGAATAAAAAATATGAAGATCATATCGGAGGTAAATCATGA
- the yhbY gene encoding ribosome assembly RNA-binding protein YhbY — MNKLSSRQVKQLKSQAHHLNPIFQVGKNGVNENFLEQIDDVLEKRELIKISILQNCLEDKDNIASQISEGTNSHIVTVIGNTIVLYRESKENKKIELS; from the coding sequence ATGAATAAATTATCTTCACGTCAAGTGAAGCAGCTCAAATCACAAGCACACCATCTCAATCCCATCTTCCAGGTTGGAAAAAACGGGGTCAATGAAAATTTTCTGGAGCAGATTGACGATGTGCTTGAAAAAAGGGAATTAATCAAAATTTCCATCCTGCAGAATTGTCTTGAAGACAAGGACAATATTGCGTCCCAGATCAGTGAAGGGACAAACAGTCATATTGTCACGGTCATCGGCAACACGATCGTGCTGTACAGGGAGTCAAAAGAGAATAAGAAGATTGAGCTGTCATGA
- the nadD gene encoding nicotinate (nicotinamide) nucleotide adenylyltransferase, whose protein sequence is MKIGFFGGTFDPVHPGHIHAIAEAKISLGLEKVVCIPAKQSPLKTTAPTRDDHRLNMLELAIRDYGFMEIDDWEMTREGVSYTYDTAVYLQRKYPEDERYFLIGTDQYKSFEKWHRHEELLDLMHFVILDRYSSEPISDDRFITINQPVIEISSTIIRDRIRDGEIVRHQLDPEVYQYVKENHLYEA, encoded by the coding sequence ATGAAGATAGGTTTTTTTGGCGGAACATTCGATCCGGTCCATCCCGGGCATATCCATGCGATTGCTGAAGCCAAAATTTCACTGGGACTTGAAAAGGTGGTCTGCATCCCCGCGAAGCAGTCCCCGCTCAAAACGACTGCGCCGACCCGGGACGACCATCGGCTGAATATGCTGGAACTCGCCATCAGAGACTACGGATTCATGGAAATAGACGACTGGGAAATGACCCGGGAAGGCGTCAGCTATACGTATGACACTGCCGTCTATCTGCAGAGGAAATATCCGGAGGATGAACGGTATTTTCTGATCGGCACGGACCAGTACAAAAGTTTTGAAAAATGGCATAGGCATGAGGAACTGCTCGATCTCATGCACTTCGTCATCCTGGACCGATATTCGAGTGAACCCATCAGCGATGACCGGTTCATCACAATCAACCAGCCAGTGATCGAGATATCCTCCACAATCATCAGGGATCGCATCAGGGACGGTGAGATCGTCCGCCATCAGCTTGACCCTGAAGTGTATCAGTATGTAAAGGAGAATCATCTGTATGAAGCATAA
- the yqeK gene encoding bis(5'-nucleosyl)-tetraphosphatase (symmetrical) YqeK: MKHKAAITLVKDKLPEKRYKHSKRVAETAIEMAKIYGGDTNKCFLAGILHDFSKYDELGEMYQYVTNYKLDPELLSFKSEVLHGPVAAVKMREEHGVLDEEIYQAIMNHTTGRSHMSLNEKIIYVADYIEPKRTQPGVDRIRDIVFETKNLDLAIYEITKANVLHLVSKDRAVYHRTVECLNYYNMVKE; this comes from the coding sequence ATGAAGCATAAGGCAGCCATCACTCTTGTAAAGGACAAACTGCCCGAGAAACGCTACAAGCATTCCAAGCGGGTTGCTGAAACAGCAATTGAAATGGCCAAAATATATGGTGGGGACACCAATAAATGTTTCCTGGCCGGCATCCTTCATGATTTCTCCAAATATGATGAACTGGGAGAAATGTATCAGTACGTGACCAACTACAAACTCGATCCCGAACTGCTGAGCTTCAAATCCGAAGTGCTGCATGGTCCGGTGGCTGCAGTCAAGATGCGGGAGGAGCATGGTGTTCTGGACGAAGAGATCTATCAGGCGATAATGAACCACACGACCGGCAGAAGCCACATGTCCCTGAATGAAAAGATCATCTATGTTGCCGATTACATCGAACCGAAACGGACGCAGCCCGGTGTCGACAGAATACGTGATATCGTATTCGAAACGAAGAACCTCGATCTCGCAATATATGAGATTACGAAGGCAAATGTGCTCCATCTGGTCTCGAAGGACCGGGCGGTCTATCACAGGACAGTGGAGTGCCTGAACTACTATAATATGGTTAAGGAGTGA
- the rsfS gene encoding ribosome silencing factor has product MDTEQLVNMLIEACDNKRAEEIMKFDVSETSSVTDCYLICHGNSDRQVQAIADEVMDVCKENDMDLLVEGYKDAKWILLDANNVVVHVFHKPERDYYNLERLFKHGERVEV; this is encoded by the coding sequence ATGGATACGGAACAGCTTGTCAATATGCTGATTGAAGCATGTGATAATAAACGTGCAGAGGAAATCATGAAATTTGATGTAAGTGAAACGAGCAGCGTCACCGACTGCTATCTGATATGCCACGGCAATTCGGACAGGCAGGTGCAGGCGATCGCTGATGAAGTCATGGATGTCTGCAAGGAAAATGATATGGACCTTCTCGTTGAAGGGTATAAGGACGCAAAATGGATTCTTCTCGACGCCAACAACGTGGTCGTCCATGTTTTCCATAAGCCGGAGCGTGACTACTATAACCTTGAACGCCTGTTCAAGCATGGTGAACGTGTTGAAGTCTAG
- a CDS encoding class I SAM-dependent DNA methyltransferase: MVNVLKSRPVYQLFSHYYDELTYDMPYGLWLDIIRHFKGERQTILDIGCGTGRLTAQLPFREITGMDQSEMMIDVARQESAGEVSYIQGDMKDFNLGRQFDMATATVDVLNYCENEEEVLDVLRNVHDHLNPGGLFIFDIHSVFKMTNDFNDVTYSDETDHITYIWNAIQGEEPLSVIHDMTFFIKEEGTSDLYHKVQETHMQRTYTHKDMLQLIDRAGFIIDTAFSDFDPDNAVTEVCDRVFYILKKKQI, encoded by the coding sequence ATGGTGAACGTGTTGAAGTCTAGGCCCGTCTACCAGCTTTTCAGCCACTATTATGATGAACTGACCTATGATATGCCCTACGGACTGTGGCTCGATATCATCCGTCACTTCAAAGGTGAGCGTCAGACGATACTCGATATTGGCTGTGGGACAGGCAGGCTGACGGCCCAGCTCCCATTCAGGGAAATTACCGGAATGGACCAGTCCGAAATGATGATTGATGTCGCAAGACAGGAAAGTGCCGGAGAAGTCTCATACATCCAGGGGGACATGAAAGACTTCAATCTCGGAAGGCAGTTCGATATGGCGACGGCGACCGTTGACGTACTCAACTATTGCGAGAACGAGGAAGAGGTTCTGGATGTTCTAAGAAACGTCCATGACCATCTGAATCCGGGAGGTCTCTTCATATTCGACATCCACAGCGTTTTCAAAATGACCAATGATTTCAACGATGTGACCTACAGCGATGAAACGGACCATATCACCTATATATGGAATGCCATCCAGGGGGAGGAGCCCCTGTCGGTTATCCATGATATGACCTTCTTCATAAAAGAGGAGGGGACATCGGATCTCTACCACAAAGTGCAGGAAACCCATATGCAACGGACATATACGCACAAGGACATGCTTCAGCTGATTGACAGGGCAGGTTTCATCATCGATACTGCATTCAGTGATTTCGATCCCGATAATGCTGTGACCGAAGTGTGTGACAGGGTATTCTACATTTTGAAGAAAAAACAGATATGA
- a CDS encoding helix-hairpin-helix domain-containing protein produces the protein MADIRSIWEKYRVWIAGGGALLLVAAAAYAWFSPEQNVEVLAYEPEPAIEEASSEEMVVEESTIFVEVKGAVKYPGVFELPPDARVKNVLEMAQLEAEADLLTVNQSMKLTDEMVIYVPVEGEAESVDPAAVHGTGTEQDTAKVNINTATVEELVTLNGIGEKKAQLFIDYREEQGLFMKLEDIKNIPGIGDKTFESLEPYITID, from the coding sequence ATGGCGGATATCAGATCAATATGGGAGAAGTACAGGGTTTGGATTGCTGGTGGAGGCGCGCTTCTGCTGGTCGCAGCAGCAGCATATGCATGGTTTTCCCCCGAGCAGAATGTGGAGGTGTTGGCTTACGAACCGGAGCCAGCCATTGAAGAGGCATCTTCGGAGGAGATGGTGGTTGAGGAATCGACCATTTTTGTGGAAGTGAAGGGTGCTGTGAAGTATCCCGGGGTGTTTGAACTGCCGCCTGATGCCAGGGTCAAGAATGTGCTGGAAATGGCCCAGCTGGAGGCGGAGGCCGACCTCCTCACCGTCAACCAGTCCATGAAGCTCACGGACGAGATGGTCATCTATGTCCCTGTCGAAGGAGAGGCGGAAAGTGTCGACCCTGCCGCTGTGCATGGTACCGGGACGGAACAGGATACAGCGAAGGTGAACATCAACACCGCAACGGTGGAGGAACTGGTGACATTGAACGGCATTGGGGAAAAGAAGGCACAGCTCTTCATCGACTACAGGGAGGAGCAGGGCCTGTTCATGAAGCTTGAGGATATCAAGAATATACCCGGCATCGGCGATAAAACATTTGAAAGTCTGGAACCATATATTACAATAGATTAA